In Mustelus asterias chromosome 17, sMusAst1.hap1.1, whole genome shotgun sequence, the following are encoded in one genomic region:
- the donson gene encoding protein downstream neighbor of son homolog: MSTGQLAGYSPSFKKPAETLRLRRKRVRSSRRLGLSLEPPSPAEGEQPSRRHHNNTKRQRSGRNPFVNIANTGSLSAAEAGTGWPEDSGNPLHRSLSAQERRTPAATHTAKPRDKCQVSPIKDEDFMWDGEKLISQEQSAPVNLQHPEALSECTLLPKEFPADWSVKTWVLFKSPHPFNWTGHLKASEEAKGLMQHCRSSVADFPLHIEDPRSCTDLRCAFQQSLVYWIHPSLPWLSLFPRIGAERKMAGKSSPWSQDEELQQVLMSEWSLSFSSLYNLLRAKLCPYFYFCTYQFTVLFRAPGVAGSGMLTAVVSPTTSGLREAMKNEGITFSLPLLEDGKNGKKKINVTAALERDSLGLETQEESSDVHKEQAGSDDDEGFSWLKEMGVQDKIKKPDSVSIKLRKEHNVVRMDHKPESAVLVKGLHTFTLLNFLINNKSIVAGSGPQAGLPPTLLAPVAFKGATMQTLKARSINIRTQNHSGMMESHSLEISGPIMPHSLHSLTLMLKSAQKGKFSASLLTHEPTSVFNVALKMEQHENKDLSSDELCNSGLHPETLNQLKQQPTFGKSSLKHLEMNDYKYSWKL; the protein is encoded by the exons ATGTCCACCGGGCAGCTGGCCGGCTATTCCCCCAGTTTCAAGAAGCCGGCGGAGACCCTGAGGCTGAGGAGGAAGCGGGTCCGCAGCTCGCGGCGGCTCGGCCTCTCCTTGGAGCCGCCATCCCcggctgagggagagcagccgAGCCGCCGCCACCACAACAACACCAAACGGCAGAGGAGCGGGAGGAACCCGTTCGTCAACATCGCCAACACCGGGAGCCTGTCGGCGGCAGAGGCCGGGACGGGCTGGCCTGAGGACAGCGGCAACCCCCTACACCGCTCCCTCTCCGCCCAGGAGCGGAGAACCCCGGCTGCCACCCACACGGCGAAACCCAGGGACAAATGCCAG GTGTCTCCAATAAAAGATGAAGATTTCATGTGGGACGGTGAAAAATTAATTTCTCAAGAACAGTCAGCTCCTGTT AACTTACAACATCCTGAAGCGTTATCTGAATGCACATTGTTGCCCAAAGAATTTCCTGCAGATTGGAGTGTCAAGACATGGGTACTTTTCAAATCTCCTCACCCTTTTAATTGGACAGGTCATCTCAAGGCATCAGAGGAAGCCAAAGGATTAATGCAGCATTGTCGTTCCTCAGTAGCTGATTTTCCGCTACATATAGAG GACCCAAGATCGTGCACAGATTTACGCTGTGCATTTCAGCAGAGTCTTGTATACTGGATTCATCCCTCACTGCCATGGCTATCACTTTTCCCTCGGATAGGAGCAGAACGGAAAATGGCAGGCAAGAGCAGTCCATGGTCACAAGATGAAGAACTCCAACAAGTGTTAATGAGTGAATG GTCACTCAGCTTTAGTTCATTATATAATTTGCTCCGAGCTAAGCTTTGTCCCTATTTCTACTTCTGCACATATCAATTCACTGTGCTGTTCCGGGCACCTGGAGTAGCAGGAAGTGGTATGCTGACAGCTGTTGTTTCTCCTACAACAAGTGGCCTTAGAGAAGCTATGAAAAATGAAG GTATCACATTTTCCTTGCCTTTGCTGGAAGATGGTAAAAatggaaagaaaaaaataaatgtaACTGCGGCTTTGGAAAGAGACTCTCTAGGTCTTGAAACACAGGAGGAAAGCTCAGACGTTCATAA AGAACAAGCTGGTAGTGATGATGACGAAGGTTTTTCCTGGCTCAAGGAGATGGGAGTACAGGACAAAATTAAGAAGCCTGATTCCGTGTCCATTAAACT TCGTAAGGAACATAATGTGGTGCGAATGGACCATAAGCCTGAATCAGCTGTACTGGTAAAGGGCCTTCACACATTCACTTTGTTAAACTTCCTGATAAACAATAAGAGTATTGTAGCTGGATCTGGACCCCAGGCAGGACTTCCACCTACTCTCTTGGCTCCAGTTGCATTCAAAGGAGCTACTATGCAGACATTAAAG GCCCGAAGCATTAATATTAGGACACAGAATCACTCTGGGATGATGGAGTCCCACAGCCTTGAGATCAGcggtcccataatgcctcactccctgcactctctgaCACTGATGCTGAAGTCGGCACAGAAAGGAAAGTTCTCGGCCAGCCTTCTCACACACGAACCAACTTCTGTGTTTAATGTAGCTCTCAAAATGGAGCAGCATGAAAACAAG GACCTATCTTCAGACGAGCTGTGTAATAGTGGCCTACACCCTGAAACTCTGAATCAACTGAAGCAGCAGCCAACCTTTGGAAAATCCTCGTTGAAGCATCTAGAAATGAATGACTACAAATACAGCTGGAAATTATGA